A window of Phaseolus vulgaris cultivar G19833 chromosome 4, P. vulgaris v2.0, whole genome shotgun sequence genomic DNA:
CTTTGGTGAAGAAAAGACCGGCAAACATGGCAGATATTAATCTTCGGGCTGTATCGTATGTCAAAGTGGAAGAGTTCGCtaggaagaagaaagaggagGAGCGAAGGGGTGAAGATGGGTTGCGATCAAAGGCAGAAAAAAGAGGTCGTTTGGCTAGCGGAAGTGGGGGCCTGTTGAAGACACGAAGGGAGGAAAAATCGGGAGGAGGTTCATATGGAGGAAGAACTGGAGGAGGTTCTTATACGAATCGAGAAGAAAAGCCTTATGAGAGAATAGAGGAAAGGACGTGGTTTCCACCGAAACTGCCAATATCTCAAAGGGATATTGTGAAAGACGTAAATACAACACGACTTTTGCGTTTTCCTGAGAAGGCCACCATGAACATGGGAAAAAATTCGAGCGCTTGGTGTTGTTTTCACAAAGCATGTGGACATGATACAGAACGGTGTTACACTCTGGCGAGACAGATTgatgatctaatgcaaagagGAATGTTGCAAATAGCAGGAATGAAGGAAGTGAAGGAAAAAGAATCAGAAGAAAAAAgggagagagaagagaaaagaatGGGGAAGAGGAAGAAGGACATGAAAGCTCAATATTGGGAGATTTAAATACAATTGCAGGAGGATTTTTGGGATGAGGAGTTTCTAGTGCCGATAGAAAGCGTTATGCTCGAGTGGTGATGCATTTGGCTACTGAATTCGCTCCAATGCCGATACTGAGTTTCACCAAAGAAGACTTGGAAGATGTTTTTCCCCATGATAATGATCCCATGGTTATTTCGATTGTAATGAAAAGTCGATGTATCCATAAGGTGTTGGTTGATCAAGGGTCTTCAACTGATGTGCTTTTTTAGGATGCTTTTGTGGCTATGAGTGGATCGTTAGAAGAGCTAAAGCCGTATGAAGGGGTTTTGGTTAGGTTCTCGGGCGATCCAGTTCAGGTGCGAGGATACATACAAGCTCGAACCACTTTTGAAGATGATAGCAATACCAAGACAATTAATATCAGGTACATGGTCGTTAATACTCCATCATCATATAATATCCTATTGGGACGACCAACTATTAATAAGTTAGGGGTAGTAGTGTCTTCAgtgcatatgaagatgaagtacCCTACTGATCGGAGCAGAGTAGGGGTAATAAGGATGAGTCAAAATATGGCAAGGAAGTGTTATGAGAggagtttaaaaaataaaaagaaattttgGCAGGTAGAGAGGATAGATGTGGAAGTAGAATTGGACCCACGGGTAGATTATGAGGGGGAAAGACCACAACCAATGGAGGAAGTAAAAATTGTAGCAGTTGGAGAGGGTAAGTTGTTAAAGACAGGAAGTTGTATGGAGTTGGAATGGGAAAAGGAGTAGATAGAATGTTTGGAAGACAATTTAAGTGCTTTTGCATGGTCGGTTCAGGATATGCCAGGGATTGATCCTGATGTCATATGCCATAGGTTATCAATGAATCCGAACGTGAAACTTGTGGTACAGAAGAGACAGAAATTAGGTGAAGAAAGGCGACATATAGTAGACAAGGAGGTGAAGAAATTGAGGAGTGTTGGGTATGTTCGTGAAATACAGTACCTATCTTGGCTAGCTAACGTGGTTTTGGTGCAAAAAgtaatggaaaatggagaatgtgtacaAATTTTACTGATTTGAATAAAGCATGTCCTAAGGATGCTTATCCTCTGCCTAATATTGATGTCTTGGCAGATGGGGTTTCAGGTTGTGAGTTATTAAGTTTTATGGATGCATATTTGGGCTACAATCAAATACCATCCTATGGATGAGGATAAAACAACATTTAGGGGAGGTTTGTCAAATTTTTGTTCTACCGTAATGCCGTTTGGATAAAAATATGTAGGAGAGACataccaaaggttgatggatcggaTTTTGGAGGGAATGTTGGGCAAAAATGTGGAGgcatatgtggatgatatggtggtgAAGTATGTAAAAGCTGATAGTCATGTGCGAGATCTGAGGGAACTTTTTCAGGCGTTGGACAAATATAAGTTGAAGTTGAATCCAGAAAAGTGTGTATTCAGAGTAAAAGCaagaaagtttttgggttttatgTTGACACAAAGGGGAATTGAGAAAAGTGTGCGGCAATCTTGAACATGCGGAGTCCAACGTCAGTTAAAGAAATGCAACAATTAGCTGGAAAGATGGCATCTTTGTCGAGATTTATTCCGAAAGCGGGTGAAAGATCAGTCTCTTTTTTTCCAATGTCTGAAGGGGAGTAATCAATTTATATGGACACAGGAATGTGAGGAAGCATTTCAGAAGTTAAAAGAAGTATTAACGTCATCGCCAATCTTAATTAAACCAATGGTAGGGTCACCTATCCCTCTATACTTGTGTGTCACAAAGAAGGCGATAAGCACGATGTTAACACAGGAGAAAGAGAATGAACATAGGCTGATCTATTTCGGACATTACAAGGAGCGGAAGTAAGGTACCAAAAGATAGAAAAAGCAGCATTAACAGTTGTGATGACAACAAGACAGTTGAGgtattatttttagaatttccAGGTAGTGGTGAGGACATACTTGCCAATTAAGCAGGTCTTACAGAAGATGGATTTGGCAGGAAGGATGATGAAATGAACGATTGAATTGTCAGAGTATGGGTTGTTGTTTGAAGGCATGGGGCTTGGTAAGGCCTCAGGCACTTGTAGATTTTGTGGCAGAATTAACACCCTCAAATGATGAGGATGTGAAGGGAGGTTCGGGAGGATGGATCTTATATGTGGATGGCGCGTCAAATGTGCAGGGTAGTGGAGCAGTGATAATCTTGGAAGGGCCGGATGGTGTCCTAGTAAAGAAGTCGTTAAAATTCGCATTTCAAGCGAGCAATAATCAAGCAAAATATGAAGCTTTGTTGGCTGGAATGAGATTGGTGATTGATATTGGGGTCAATAGGTTGGTGGTAAGAAGTGATTCTCAATTAGGTGACCGAACAAGTGGCAGGAAACTTCTAGGCACGAGACCCGCATTTGGCCAACTACCTGGAAAAGGTATAGAATATGGCAACCAATTTTGAGGAGTTTGGTTTGGTGCACGTACCACATGACCAGAATGCTCGAGCAGATTTAGTGCTAAATTAGCAAGTACAAAAAAATGGGGTAATCATAGGTTGGTCATTCAGGAGAGCTTAGCAACACCAAGTGTAACCATTGGGGAGATCATGGAACTTCGTAGCAGGCATAGTTGGATGGACATGTATTTAAAATGGTTCAGAGATGGAGATGAACCTGTTGGGTTGGAAGCACAAGctattttgagaaaaaatataGCCCGATTCCAGATAATTTAAGGAAAGTTATATAGAAAAGGATTTTTGACACTGTTGCTGAGGTGTGTAGACGAATTGGAAAAGGAAAGGATAATGCAAAAGATTCACGAAGGaatttgtgggagtcacatcgggggGAGATCCTTAGCTATGAAGGTACTAAGGGCAGGTTTTTTATGGCCCACGTTAAGAGGGGATTGTGCAGAGTATGTTAAGAAATGTGATAGGTGCCAAAGACATTCAAATGAAATTAAGATTCCAGTGGAGCGATTGTACTCTTTGATCACCCCTTGGTCGTTCTTTagatggggaattgacattctgggaccttttcccATATCGGTAAGACAATTCAAATTCATAGTAGTAGCTGTTGAATATTTTACGAAATGGATAGAAGTGGAGGCTTTAACCACCATTATATCAGATAAAATTACCAAGTTCGTATGGAGGTCAATAATATGCAGGTTTGGCATACCTAAAGAACTGATATCAGATAATGGTACACGATTTGCTAGTTAGAAGATGAGGCCCATGTGTGAAGAATTGGGAATCCGACACATTTTCATCTATGGAACATCCGCAGACTAATGGACAGGCAGAAGCAACACATAAGGTAATTTTACAAGGGTTGAAGAAGAAGATGGGAGCAGCCAAAGCCAAGTGGGTGGATATTTTACCAGAAGTAGTTTGGTCGTATCACACTACGGTGCAGTCAACGACAAAGGAAACACCTTTTGATTTGGTATATGGTGGGGATGCAATATTGTCGATTGAGGTGGAAATGATGTCAAGAAGCGTTGAAAATTTTTCGGAAGCAACATCGGAAGAAGGTCGGTTGTACCGGTTAGATACTATTGATGAGTTAAGAGAAAAAGCGAGGATACGAGAATCAGTGCAAAAATGGAGAATAGAAGCAAAATACCTAAGCAAAGTGCATGCAAGGGAGTTCAAAGAGAGAGACCTCATCTTAAGAAAGGCAGGAGAAGCAAACATGGATAGCAAATTAGCATCGCGGTGGATCGGACCATATAGGGAGAGAAGCATACAAGTTGGAGACCTTAGATGGTGGGGAAATCACTCGGACATGGAATGTAGCTAATTTGAGGTTTTATTATAGCTAACCTGCATGTTGggattttcatttattttacaGTTTGAGACATGTTACAAcaacattttaataataaattaccaATTCAAATGGATTGGCGTTTGCAATGATTTATTAAATTGTTTTCAAGGTCAGGTATATCCAATAAAAACCATGGGAAGGTGTTCACTGCCCATGGTGTCGAGCCAGAGTTGTTCGGTCCAATAAAAACCATGGGAAGGTGTTCACCGCTCAAGGTGCTGAGACGAAGTTGCTCGGTCCAATAAAAACCATGGGAAGGTGTTCATCGCCCATGCTGCCAAGCCAGAGACGCTTGATCCAATAAAAAACCATGAGTTGGTGTTCACTGCCCATGGTGTCGAGCCGGAGATGCTCGGTCTAAGAAAAACCATGAGAAGGTATTCATCGCCCATGGTGCCAAGTCAGAGACGCTTGGTCCAATAAAAAATCATGGGTTGGTGTTCACCGCCCCTAGTGCCGAGCCGAAGATGCTCGGTCCAAGGAAAAATCATGGGAAGGTGTTCACTACCATGGTGTTGAGCCGGAGATGCTCGATTCAATAAAAACCATGGATTGGTGTTCACTGCCCATAGTGTCGAGCTGGAGATGCTCGGTTCAATAAAAATCCATGGCTTGGTGTTCACCACCCATGATGTCGAGCATAAGGAGGAGGTAGGCATTCACCACTTTTGGTGCCAGGTTGGAGATGTTAAgtcatttataaattatatttataatttattttcaaaaattacgTTTAAAGTTGATTTTCTTTTAAGTCTGAATTAGGATACGTTTGGTTTCGTTGtattacaaataaattttgttcAAATAAGTAGGAAATAAGCCTAGATATCATAAGAGTCGCCCAAATACCAGTAGTCTAGTTGTTCAAATAGTAAATATGAGAAACAATTGTAAACTTGATTACACGAAATATGGTTAAGTTTTCAAAATGATACCGAGGTTTAAAGTTTCTTTGATATATTCATTCTTCATCCACAATCTGACCATCAACAACACTCTTAAAAAGGCTCATAAACAAGATATCCAAATCTGGATGGATCACTTTGATTTGCTCCACAGCTCCATGGAAATCGTCCACAAAGGATCAGGATATTTCATTCTTAGCTACTTCCAATGCATTCTCCAAagtgtttattttattatgcaGCGTGGCTTAAGTGTTCTTCCAAGTTCGGTTGGCGGCCTGATGTTCATCCTGATGGTGAGCATAATCTTCAAGTTCTTTGGAGCTTACTAAGAGCATCGTCGCGGTCATGAACTAAGGTTGTTAATCGTTGTTCTTCAAGTTGAGAATTCGTGGTACGAACACTCTCTACTTTGTTGCTTAGCTCGTCTATTTTTCTTTGTCTTGTTTCAACAGCCGGTGGGCCACGTGGTCAAAGGCGTTTAGCAGCTCGGGCCAGGAAGAGACGTTCATCTCAAAGGAAGGGTTAGCCTCATTATGTGAAGCTTGGGCTCTTGATGATCCTTGTTGGTGAGAGAAATGATCATCTAGGTCGAATGCGCCTTCTGGAGGGCGACCCTCAACATTACGCTTCTTTCGTACCGGTAAGTTGGTGGTGTGCTCAGAATCACCAACAATTGGTTTGGTGCTAGGTTTTAAGGAAGCCTCCCTCAGTCGGCGAGCCATTTCAGCTTTAGTAAGAAGCATGGCGTTATCTGAAAAGGAAAGTATTAATGAGACACCGATAAACAATTAGAGGAATAAGGAGAACCAATAGAAGTGTGTACCGATATAGACTTTTAGGTCATGTAGTTGGAACTCGAGCTTTAAAAGTATGGAAGTTTCAAAGACAATCCCTAAGTCGTCAAGGTTTTTGCAGTCATTAAATTCATTACTCTCAAGGTTGTCAGGAGAAAGAGATTGCTGACTCTGAGGATTGGATGTGCagtaaaggggaaacccttcaaAGAAATCTGGATTGTGATCGGCCTTTTGGATTTTTATGAACTTGCCTTTAAAAGATTTATAGGAAGACTGGAACAAGGTTAGTATGGCTCGATCTTTCGCTCCGCTAATAAAAGCCCAGGAAGTTCGTTTGGAAGTTTTATATTCAAAGAAGTAGAAGAACATATTTTCACTCGGAACAAAGTTAAGCTGACAACACAGGATATAGAAGGCTCGCACAAAAGCCTAGCTATTTGGGTGAAGTTGTGAGTGAGCCACATTCATGGCACTAAGAAcctctttttcgaagggagtcAAAGGCTAGCGGAAACCGAGTTTGGTAAACAACATTTCATAGAAAAAGCATAAGGGTGACTCGCCTAAACAACAACTACTACAAATGGGTTCTGTAGGTTTGCAAGGAACAACAAGATCTTTGTCGGAGTGAATATGACTCATCGATTGAGCATGACGAAGTTTTCTAATGCGTTTAAAGGAAGTAAATACA
This region includes:
- the LOC137838809 gene encoding uncharacterized protein, whose translation is MEAQSVGKRVMEDVEPDFQSFSFEILNEPILANYVFPKIGSFNGKQDPNAHVKNFRAQMSIYGRSDAVRCKMLVGSLIGTVLDWFNNLPEGSMTSLEVFVRLLVAHFAANKTKPPDTTNLFYVRQVKGEAVKQYLRCFNKVVVQISQPNKGMCVKAFIIGSRSGLFRESLVKKRPANMADINLRAVSYVKVEEFARKKKEEERRGEDGLRSKAEKRGRLASGSGGLLKTRREEKSGGGSYGGRTGGGSYTNREEKPYERIEERTWFPPKLPISQRDIVKDVNTTRLLRFPEKATMNMGKNSSAWCCFHKACGHDTERCYTLARQIDDLMQRGMLQIAGMKEVKEKESEEKREREEKRMGKRKKDMKAQYWEI
- the LOC137838810 gene encoding uncharacterized protein, whose product is MEHPQTNGQAEATHKVILQGLKKKMGAAKAKWVDILPEVVWSYHTTVQSTTKETPFDLVYGGDAILSIEVEMMSRSVENFSEATSEEGRLYRLDTIDELREKARIRESVQKWRIEAKYLSKVHAREFKERDLILRKAGEANMDSKLASRWIGPYRERSIQVGDLRWWGNHSDMECS